A window from Neodiprion fabricii isolate iyNeoFabr1 chromosome 2, iyNeoFabr1.1, whole genome shotgun sequence encodes these proteins:
- the LOC124175686 gene encoding integrin beta-PS-like, with product MGLKPGVRVLVCLVSIHLIVAYGYPDTEDISCETKETCAACIRTPQCIWCADIRPIKSEDAVKNIPEQPRCTHRKFNSESWCRIDLVVDKNETLVPKDDPFSSQQNNQTQVKPQHVKISLRRQEELRINMSYQQANDYPVDLYFLMDLSASMEPYRNNLAKLGVKVVEAMGKLTSNFHLGFGSFIDKVALPMTNTQSEWLKVCKLKDGTRCALPYGFKHQMKLGTNVSLFTTKVEKAEISANLDVPEGGLDGLMQAIVCQHDIGWRKNARRLLVYSSDATYHIAGDGKLAGIVEPNDETCHLDEKGAYTHAEILDYPSITQMNKQIQKNSINVIFDVTKAVSRDYQDLSLRINGSSVGLLDSKSDNKTVVDIILSQYETLTNKITMTSSHPEFIEVKFFSRCMNQSAPLSETNECDGIRVNKSVQFEISIKAIECPERPEDWHQIIEIKPQGVDERLTIEVDLICDCPCSKPDNGYFKANAPECHGNGNLACGICECNKYFQGKDCYCPRNGPETTEISSTGCAPANATKAELCSGKNRGKCVCKKCECLAGPRQGDKYMGKFCECDNFSCPRSNLKVCGGPSRGTCYCGKCICKQGWGGDSCECSTSNTCINPVSKKVCSGFGECKCGICECDTIKGRTGQYCQDCPTCSNQYCETLKDCVECYVHKTGRAVVGDGCDSSECGNVEVSEKVETIDEPEADSKYKKCMVPDDNGCTFAFKYEVGGYQRGDQRFDKVIAEKKKKCSALPLFSPLTTAAGVILLTLFLGLLGLLAWKAVTMFYDHREYVKFEKERVCATYEGGTNPIYKAAKSTFNNPMFGTESTAQ from the exons ATGGGCCTTAAGCCGGGAGTCAGGGTGCTGGTGTGCCTAGTGTCTATTCATCTAATAGTTGCATACGGCTACCCGGACACCGAAGACATCTCCTGCGAGACTAAAGAAACCTGCGCGGCATGCATCCGGACACCGCAATGCATATGGTGTGCAGATATT CGACCAATCAAGTCCGAGGATGCCGTTAAAAATATCCCCGAGCAACCACGCTGCACGCACCGAAAATTCAACAGTGAATCATGGTGTCGCATAGATTTGGTAGTGGATAAAAACGAGACGTTGGTCCCGAAAGATGATCCATTTTCCTCCCAGCAAAATAATCAAACCCAGGTGAAGCCGCAACACGTAAAGATATCTTTGCGCCGCCAGGAAGAGCTGCGCATAAACATGTCTTATCAGCAAGCCAATGATTACCCAGTCGATCTCTACTTCCTCATGGATTTATCCGCATCAATGGAACCTTACAGAAACAATCTTGCTAAGTTAGGCGTAAAGGTGGTAGAAGCCATGGGCAAACTTACCTCCAATTTTCATCTCGGGTTTGGTAGCTTCATCGACAAGGTAGCCCTACCTATGACAAACACGCAGAGTGAATG GTTAAAAGTGTGCAAATTGAAGGATGGGACCCGGTGTGCTTTACCCTATGGATTCAAGCATCAAATGAAACTGGGCACGAATGTCTCACTTTTTACG ACAAAAGTAGAAAAGGCGGAAATCTCTGCTAATCTGGACGTCCCAGAAGGCGGTTTAGATGGATTGATGCAAGCAATAGTCTGCCAGCATGATATCGGTTGGCGTAAGAATGCGCGTCGCCTTTTGGTATACTCATCCGATGCCACATATCACATAGCTGGCGATGGCAAG ctAGCAGGAATCGTTGAACCAAACGACGAGACGTGCCACTTGGACGAAAAAGGTGCCTATACACACGCTGAAATCCTCGATTATCCCTCCATAACACAG atGAATAAGCAAATTCAAAAGAACAGCATTAACGTTATATTCGACGTGACCAAAGCTGTGAGTCGTGATTACCAGGATTTAAGCCTGCGTATCAACGGTTCTTCCGTCGGGCTCCTCGACAGTAAGTCTGACAATAAGACCGTGGTGGATATCATCCTCAGTCAGTACGAG ACACTAACTAACAAAATCACCATGACGAGTAGCCACCCAGAATTCATCgaagtcaaatttttctcccgCTGTATGAACCAGTCGGCTCCACTCAGTGAGACTAACGAATGCGACGGTATCCGTGTAAATAAGTCCGTGCAATTTGAGATTTCTATAAAG GCCATCGAGTGTCCCGAACGGCCCGAAGATTGGCACCAGATAATCGAGATCAAACCGCAGGGCGTCGACGAAAGACTAACGATCGAAGTCGATCTAATCTGCGATTGTCCGTGTTCGAAACCTGACAACGGG TACTTCAAGGCCAACGCGCCTGAGTGCCACGGCAACGGTAACCTCGCCTGTGGTATTTGCGAATGCAACAAATATTTCCAAGGCAAAGACTGCTATTGCCCAAGAAATGGCCCCGAAACGACGGAAATATCATCCACCGGCTGTGCACCTGCCAACGCCACGAAAGCGGAGCTCTGCAGTGGAAAGAATCGTGGCAAATGCGTTTGTAAGAAGTGCGAGTGCCTCGCGGGACCAAGACAGGGTGATAAATATATGGGGAAGTTTTGCGAGTGCGACAACTTCTCATGCCCGCGGTCCAACCTAAAG GTTTGCGGTGGTCCATCGCGGGGAACGTGCTACTGCGGTAAGTGCATATGTAAGCAGGGTTGGGGCGGTGATTCTTGCGAGTGCAGCACGTCCAATACTTGCATTAACCCCGTGTCTAAGAAGGTGTGCAGCGGGTTCGGGGAATGCAAATGCGGTATCTGCGAATGCGACACTATCAAGGGAAGAACCGGACAATACTGTCAGGACTGTCCG ACGTGTTCGAATCAGTACTGCGAGACTTTGAAGGATTGTGTTGAGTGCTATGTTCACAAAACTGGACGCGCTGTGGTCGGAGATGGTTGCGATTCATCTGAGTGCGGAAACGTTGAAGTGTCCGAAAAG GTTGAAACAATCGACGAGCCGGAGGCAGATTCCAAGTATAAGAAGTGTATGGTACCCGACGACAATGGTTGTACCTTCGCGTTCAAGTATGAGGTTGGAGGCTACCAAAGAGGAGACCAACGATTTGACAAAGTAATTgccgaaaagaaaaagaaatgcagTGCTCTTCCTTTGTTCAGCCCGCTAA CCACGGCAGCGGGAGTGATATTGCTTACGCTCTTTCTTGGGCTGCTGGGTCTTCTTGCCTGGAAAGCAGTGACCATGTTCTACGATCACCGAGAATACGTCAAATTCGAAAAGGAACGCGTGTGCGCTACTTACGAAGGG GGCACAAATCCAATCTACAAGGCCGCAAAATCTACTTTCAACAATCCCATGTTCGGCACTGAATCCACGGCCCAGTGA
- the LOC124174925 gene encoding uncharacterized protein LOC124174925 codes for METAATEKSQHFRGLEVTHEESIEASRILLCKKREEIKGINGAADRTQSLRTNELVIFENRVAEAVPKFLNALTYYSTDNATAAIGNIRRENQEFQEGIAIVDREVEALMSKYEMKEGIVSAIPSHELGVTDLQKLKDAWNKANQSRNSEWKRIERLNKQLQETTKRNDRKIARHLGKTT; via the exons ATGGAAACTGCAGCCACTGAGAAGTCTCAACACTTCCGCGGCCTGGAGGTAACCCACGAGGAATCCATCGAAGCGTCTAGGATACTCCTCTGCAAGAAGCGAGAGGAGATCAAGGGGATAAACGGCGCGGCGGATCGGACCCAAAGTCTGCGAACGAATGAACT agtGATATTCGAAAACAGGGTTGCGGAGGCGGTACCAAAGTTTTTAAATGCCTTGACCTATTAC TCCACGGATAATGCAACGGCGGCCATTGGCAATATCAGAcgtgaaaaccaagaatttcaGGAAGGAATCGCAATAGTTGATCGAGAAGTCGAAGCTCTGATGTCCAAGTATGAGATGAAGGAAGGGATTGTAAGCGCGATACCGAGTCACGAATTAGGTGTAACGGATTTACAGAAGCTCAAAGATGCTTG GAACAAAGCGAATCAGAGCAGAAATTCGGAGTGGAAACGAATTGAACGTTTGAATAAACAACTTCAGGAAACGACAAAGCGCAATGATAGAAAAATAGCTCGGCACCTTGGCAAAACCACGTAA